The following nucleotide sequence is from Streptomyces xiamenensis.
TGGCGGTGACGGGGGATCTGCGCCACGGGTAGCTGGGGGAGCCGGGCTTGCGATGCTGGGCCATGGCTGAGGACGCTAGGCGGGCCGGGTACCGCTACGGAGCCACTAGAACGGGATTGGCGGCAAACGCTCGATCCGTGATCGATGGTGACCGCTTCACTCCGGGTGATCTGGCCGGGTCGGTTCGCTCTTGACGATGGGTGTGATGGTCGTCACGCGGCGTCGAGAAGCTGGTCGATGGTGTCGCGGAACGTGTCCATGGACTGCGCCCCCACGATCGGATGACCGTTGACGAGGAAGGCCGGCGTGGTGGTGGCGCCGAGCTCGACCCCCTCCTCGGCGTCCGTGGCCACCGCCTCGTCCGCCTCCGGGGACTCCATGTCGGTGAGCATCCGCTCCACGTCCGGCACCCCCGCCGCCTGAGCCAGCTCCCGCAGGCCCTCCTCGGAGAACCGGCCGGTGTCGCGGTGGAACTCGTCCGCGAACGCCGCGTCGTAGAACTCCCAGAACCGCCCCTGCTGCCCGGCAGCCCAGGCGGCGCGCGAGGCGGCGTCCGACTCGGGACCGTAGACCGGGAAGTTGCGGAACTCGATGCGCAGCGCCCCGGCGTCCACGTACTCCGCGATCAGCTCGTGGTGCACACCGCGGGCGTGGGTGCCGCTGAACGCCGACTGGAAGTCGCTGTACTCGATCATGACCACCGGCGCGTCCGCGTCGCCCATCGCGAGGGGGTCCTCCGCGTCGCGGCGGGCCAGGGCGAGGGCCGGGTGCCCCTCGGGGAGCGGCAGGACGGTGCCCTCCTCGGGGATCGGGTTCCGCTGGTTGCCGGCGGTGCTGTTGCCGCTGCTGAACAGCGCGGCCATCGCCCCGAAGACCAGCACCAGGATGAGCACCCCCGCCAGCACCGCGAAGGTCAGCGGGCGCTTGCGCACCGCGTACGGGCGCTGCTGCTGGGCGGCGGGGCGCCGGGCGGGCTTGGACGGCCGGGACGAGGGCATCGCAGGACCTTCTGAGGCTGGGGGAGAGTGTGCACACGCTTCCTGCCGAGCGTAATGCGGGGCCCTGTTTTTCCGGGAAAAGGGGGTGCGTACGCTGCGCGGCATGGACGTACTCATCCACATTTTCGTCGCCCTGCACATCATCGGTATCGCGGCCCTGCTGGGTGGTTTCCTCACCCAGATGAAGGCGATGGGCAAGGGCGAGGCCCGGATCGTTCCCGGCATGCTGCACGGCGCGGCGACGATGCTGGTGACGGGCCTCGTGCTGGTCGGCCTGAACCAGGCCGACGACAACGAGGTGAACAACACCAAGATCGCCGTGAAGCTGGCCCTGCTGCTGGTCCTGAGCGTGCTGGCCTACATCAACCGCGACGAGGAGAGGCTCTCCGCCCCCGTCTTCGGCACCATCGGCCTGCTGACCACGGCGAACATCTTCATCGCCACGCTGTGGTGAGCCGGGGCCCGGGCTGGGTGTGACGCGAGGCACTGTCGCGGGTCAGCGCCCCGCCGTCGTGTCGAGGCTCCCGGTGAGTTCCCGGAAGGCGCTCGTAAGGTCCGGCTCCCGCACGGTCACCAGCTCACCGCGGGTGGGCGTCACACCCGCCACCAAGGCCTCCTCCAGTCGCAGGTCGCGCTGAGCCGCAGCCTTCTGGCACAGGTTGCGCACGAAGCGGCCGTTGCCCAGGACATCGATGCGATCCGCGACCGTGTGCAGCGAGCGGGTCAGTACGTCCTCGGCGTCTGCCGATAGCACGTCCCCGCTCTGGGAGAGGAGAACGCGGGCGATGCGTCCCAGCTCATCCGGCGTGTAGGAGGGAAATTCCACCAGGGTGGTGAATCGCGAGGTCAGACCGGGATTGACCGCCAGCAGGGAAGCCATTTCTTGCCAGTACCCGGCCAGGATCACCACGAGGCGATCCCGGTCGTCCTCAGCACGTTTGAGCAGTACCTGAAGCGCCTCGTCCCCAAACGCGTCCCCACCGTGATAACCGTCGTTGGAAAGCGAGTACGCCTCGTCGATGAACAACACTCCATCCATCGCGGAGTCAATGACGGTCGACGTCTTGAGGGCAGTACTGCCCAGATGTTGCCCGACGAGATCCGCCCGCTGCGCCTCGACGACGTGGCCACGAGCCAGCAGTCCGAGGCCCGAGAAAAACCTGCCCACGATCCGCGCCACGGTGGTCTTCCCGGTTCCGGGCGGTCCCGCGAACACGAAGTGCTGAGGCCGAGTGCTGGTTGGCAGGCCCTGCTGTTCCCGCAGAGCGGCCATGCGCAACTGGGCCACCATGGTACGGATCTGGCGCTTCACAGGCTCCAGACCGATCATGCCGTCGAGCTCAGCCAGGGCCTCGGTCAGCGCGGCGGTGCGGTCCTCGTCGTTCGGTGAGCTTGGGTCGGGAGGTTCTGGCGCCTGTGGGGCCGCCACGACATCGCTGTGCGGGGTGGGCGGGGTGACCGTGACGGGTTCGGGTCGCGTTGCGCGGGCCAGCTCGGCCACGTCGTAAAGCCCCGGCCAGCAACGGAACGCGTACTGGAAGTGTTTCAGCGCTTCCTCGTTAGAGCCCAGGCCCTGATGGGCCCGGCCACGCCAGTATGCCACCTCGGCCTCGAAGTGACCTCCGGACTCAAGCCGCTGGGGTAGTGGGGCGAGCGTGCGCAGCGCCTCATGAAAGA
It contains:
- a CDS encoding DsbA family protein, coding for MPSSRPSKPARRPAAQQQRPYAVRKRPLTFAVLAGVLILVLVFGAMAALFSSGNSTAGNQRNPIPEEGTVLPLPEGHPALALARRDAEDPLAMGDADAPVVMIEYSDFQSAFSGTHARGVHHELIAEYVDAGALRIEFRNFPVYGPESDAASRAAWAAGQQGRFWEFYDAAFADEFHRDTGRFSEEGLRELAQAAGVPDVERMLTDMESPEADEAVATDAEEGVELGATTTPAFLVNGHPIVGAQSMDTFRDTIDQLLDAA
- a CDS encoding AAA family ATPase: MQSFRRGHTAAAVTAFDAAVRHDPTTADAWLGLHAVGERQQEALDFMGRHAEMFGTLRTRHRMPLSSRFSLGEHVTFRLENRRDLWLAQHAALLDNGLPHEAWASLGQAYLDCDETRFLCTRCAYLRQEWRGVLSLSGGIEDAFLRDEAHMYTGVALVHLEIFHEALRTLAPLPQRLESGGHFEAEVAYWRGRAHQGLGSNEEALKHFQYAFRCWPGLYDVAELARATRPEPVTVTPPTPHSDVVAAPQAPEPPDPSSPNDEDRTAALTEALAELDGMIGLEPVKRQIRTMVAQLRMAALREQQGLPTSTRPQHFVFAGPPGTGKTTVARIVGRFFSGLGLLARGHVVEAQRADLVGQHLGSTALKTSTVIDSAMDGVLFIDEAYSLSNDGYHGGDAFGDEALQVLLKRAEDDRDRLVVILAGYWQEMASLLAVNPGLTSRFTTLVEFPSYTPDELGRIARVLLSQSGDVLSADAEDVLTRSLHTVADRIDVLGNGRFVRNLCQKAAAQRDLRLEEALVAGVTPTRGELVTVREPDLTSAFRELTGSLDTTAGR